The Sardina pilchardus chromosome 24, fSarPil1.1, whole genome shotgun sequence nucleotide sequence tgtgtgtgtgtgtgtgtgtgtgtgtgtgtgtgttagcatataGCGGCTAGCTCGGGCAGTGATAaagtgaacctgtgtgtgtgtgtgtgtgtgtgtgtgttagcatataGCGGCTAGCTCGGGCAGTGGTAaagtggacctgtgtgtgtgtgtgtgtgtgtgtgttagcatataGCGGCTAGCTCGGGCAGTGGTAaagtggacctgtgtgtgtgtgtgtgtgtgtgttagcatataGCGGCTAGCTCGGGCAGTGGTAaagtggacctgtgtgtgtgtgtgtgtgttagcatataGCGGCTAGCTCGGGCAGTGGTAAAGCGGACCTGGAGCGGCTGAGCGCCATCCTGGAGGCGATCCCTCAGGTGCGCTACATCTGCCTGGACGTGGCTAACGGCTACTCCGAGCACTTCGTGGAGTTCGTCAAGACCGTCCGAGAGaagttccccacacacaccatcatggtGAGTGGGaccgcatagacacacacacacacacacaccatcatggtGAGTGGGaccgcatagacacacacacacacacacacacacaccatcatggtGAGTGAgaccgcatacacacacacaaacacacacacacaccatcatggtGAGTgggaccacatacacacacacacacacacacacacacaaaaacataaacacacacacacaccatcatggtGAGTgggaccacatacacacacacacacacacaaacacaaacacacacacacacaccatcatggtGAGTGGgaccgcatacacacacacacacacacacacacacacacacacacacacacacacacacaaacacaaacacaaacacacacacacacacaccatcatggtGAGTGGGACCGCACACCTGTCAACATCCACGTATAAATGTACTATTTCAGAGAGAATCTTTTGTAAACTTAGATATGTCTTAGATATATAGAATACAAATTGTGGGAtagtgtgtaagtatgtgtagAAATGTTTTGATTGTTTTGAATATTTCATGAACTTTTGAAATGACACAAGTACACCTGCAATGTAAAAGATGCCTACAACCCCCATAATGCCTACAACCCCCATAATGCCCTTGGCTTGTGTGGGTGGAGCAGGCTGGGAATGTGGTGACAGGAGAGATGGTGGAGGAACTTATCCTGACCGGCGCTGACATCATCAAAGTGGGCATTGGaccaggtgagtgagtgtgtgggtgtgtgtgtgtatgtgtgtgtgtctgtctgtgtctatgtgtgtgtatgtgtgtgtgtgtgtgtgtgtgtgtgtgtgtgtgtgagtgtgtgtgtgtgtgtgcactgttaaAATCCCTCAATGTGTGCGCATGTCCACTcctttgggctgtgtgtgtgtgtgtgtgtgtgtgtgtgtgtgtgtgcgcacactgtGTTGCCACAACAAACATAATAATATGCACAATAATAAAACGCACAGAATTGGATATAATAATCAATCATCATTATATTGATAATTAATATCAAATCAGTGTTCAGGTCATTTCAGCAGATTATGTAAATTAATACATCAAAGTCCCCAGATAAACATCCACAATCCGTGCATTTTGGGACCAGCAATCTTTTTATGAAAGTCCTTTGCTTACATTTGATTCTGAATCCTTTCGTGAAAGTTCTTTGCGTACATTTGATTCTGAATCCTTTTGTGAGAAGTTTCATCGACCTCTGACCCTgcgtttgacctttgacctgcagGGTCGGTGTGCACGACGCGGATCAAGACTGGCGTGGGCTACCCACAGCTGAGCGCCGTCATCGAGTGTGCTGACTCCGCCCATGGCCTCAAGGGACACATCATctccgtgagtacacacacacacacacacacacacacacacacacacactcacacacacactcacacacacacacacacacacacacacacacaggcccacggCCTCAAGGGACACATCATctccgtgagtacacacacacacacacacacacacacacacacacacacacacacacacacacacacacacacacacacacacacacacacacacacacacacacacacacacacaggcccacggCCTCAAGGGACACATCATCtccatgagtacacacacacacacacacacacacacacacacacacacacacacacatacacacactcacacacacacacacacacacacacacacacacacaggcccacggCCTCAAGGGACACATCATCTCCATGAGTACACATCCTGCACCGCTCTCACTTGACCACAGGGGGACAGCAGACATCCTCCTCAACTCTCTAGGATTGGTGTGAGCAcagcagacctgtgtgtgtgtgtgtgtgtgtgtgtgtgtgtgtgtgtgtgtgtgtgtgtgtgtgtgtgcgctctacCCCAGACAGATCAGATGCTTGTTAGGTTGGGCTGACTTTTAAAGAGTTTTTGTGCTCCTGgacttctattttttttcataatagtgtgtgtgtgtgtgtgtgtgtgtgtgtgtgtgtgtgtgtgtgtgcatgcgtgcgtgtgtgtgtcctctgcagGATGGTGGCTGTAGCTGTCCTGGTGACGTGGCCAAGGCGTTTGGTAAGTTTGGTTTTGAAGGACTTTTATTCAGGGTTCATTTTGTCATGTGAAATAGAGAATATAAACTATGGCAATGAGCtctaatgtagtgtgtgtgtgtgtgcgtgtgcgtgcgtgtgcgtgcatgcgtgcgtgcgtgtgtgcgtgtgtgtgcgtgcgtgcgtgcgtgcgtgcgtgcgtgcgtgcgtgcgtgcgtgcgtgcgtgcgtgcgtgcgtgcgtgcgtgtgtgtgtgtgtgtgtgtgtgtgtgcgtgcatgcgtgtgtgtgtgtgtgtgtgtgtgtgtgtgtgcgtgcgtgtgggtgtgtgtgtgtgtgtgtgtgtgtgtgtgtgtgtgtgtgtgtgtgtgtgtgtgtgtgtgtgtgcaggagcggGAGCTGACTTCGTGATGATGGGCGGCATGCTGGCGGGTCATGACCAGTGTGCGGGTGAGGTCATCGAGAAGGACGGCAAGAAGTTCAAGATGTTCTACGGCATGAGCTCCGACACCGCCATGAAGAAATACGTCGGGGGAGTGGCCGAATACAGGTGACTGACACCAGccgcagccaatcagagcagagAATCGGCTTCTCTCAAGTGAAATGGTAGCCAGGCCTTATGTGTCCTTTTTCCATCACAGTGGCTAAGACTTCAGTTTGAAATAAGTCTTACTAGTTCATTTTTAGGTGATAGCTTGTGGCTATGACTTAAGCATTATATGTCTTGTTGATTCGCTGGTGATAGCTTGTGGCTAAGATGTAATCTTGAAATACGTCTTATATTATTAGATTTTTAGATGATGGCTAGTGGCTAAGACTTCAGCTTGAAATAAGGTTTACCCATTGATTTTTAGGTGATAGCCTTTAGCGTTCAATATCTCTAACGTTACCTGAAACTTCCTTGGTTGCTTTACCGAAAGCCTGCAAGTTTTGTTTGCTTTAATAAAAAACCTCTTTTGGTTGCTTTATGAAATCATTTTATTACACATGTAATTGGCAAACGTTTTCCCacacatataatataatatatatatgtatgtaacATGTTGTTGTTAGTCGTTTTCCCTCACATATAAACACTGTATGTAACGTGCTGTTgtttgtcgttttttttttctccacattTCTATTTagttattaagtgatgatgtaataatgggataataaatagttttccgggtccaacggctttcaaactctcatgttattctccatagacagtaaaataaactattattttccgctattctgactagcctttaagaaaatgttcatcttatacggacttgttgcccaacctaatcaaatctatatttttcgcggaagcctggacgttacccattcatatatcatctggctgcatagctacagtgattactttgttaaagtttagcaattttgttttaaaaccgctaaaacgaaggtggtgatgacaaagtttacaagtagcaaaacccgtctggctgcgctaataaacgtcttttcacaaaatagctgctgggtccgtgacgtcggacttaacaaccgaatatAAGCGCTgtataaatgtaatgtgttgttgtttgtcgaTTTCCTCCACATCTCCATATAAtgtaacatgttgttgttgttgttgttgtgtgttgtgttcttcaGGGCATCGGAGGGGCGGACGGTGCAGGTTCCGTATAAGGGCGACGTGGAGAACACCATCCTGGACGTTCTGGGCGGCCTGCGTTCCACCTGCACGTACGTCGGCGCCGCCAAGCTCAAGGAGCTCAGCCGCAGAACCACCTTCATCAGGGTCACCCAGCAGTCCAGCCACATGTTCAcctagtgtgaacacacacacacacacacacacacacac carries:
- the gmpr gene encoding GMP reductase 1 isoform X1; this encodes MPRVDADLKLDFKDVLFRPKRSSLKSRSEVDLQRTFTFRNSKQTYNGIPIIAANMDTTGTFEMARVLSKHTLFTAMQKHYSLEEWKKFAADHPECLEHIAASSGSGKADLERLSAILEAIPQVRYICLDVANGYSEHFVEFVKTVREKFPTHTIMAGNVVTGEMVEELILTGADIIKVGIGPGSVCTTRIKTGVGYPQLSAVIECADSAHGLKGHIISDGGCSCPGDVAKAFGAGADFVMMGGMLAGHDQCAGEVIEKDGKKFKMFYGMSSDTAMKKYVGGVAEYRASEGRTVQVPYKGDVENTILDVLGGLRSTCTYVGAAKLKELSRRTTFIRVTQQSSHMFT
- the gmpr gene encoding GMP reductase 1 isoform X2, coding for MDTTGTFEMARVLSKHTLFTAMQKHYSLEEWKKFAADHPECLEHIAASSGSGKADLERLSAILEAIPQVRYICLDVANGYSEHFVEFVKTVREKFPTHTIMAGNVVTGEMVEELILTGADIIKVGIGPGSVCTTRIKTGVGYPQLSAVIECADSAHGLKGHIISDGGCSCPGDVAKAFGAGADFVMMGGMLAGHDQCAGEVIEKDGKKFKMFYGMSSDTAMKKYVGGVAEYRASEGRTVQVPYKGDVENTILDVLGGLRSTCTYVGAAKLKELSRRTTFIRVTQQSSHMFT